CTCAAATCTGCACTGGTAGCCTGATGCTACCTTCCGGGAAGACTGTGGCTCCGGAGAATCCTATCACAGGATAGTTGACTCGTGTGAGTTCTGTCTCGTCTATTTTCAGCTGAACGAAGGCTTCCCAAAAGATAATGTTCGCTGAACTCCCTCCATCCACCAGTATTCGTTTCACTGGGAAGTTTGCTATTTCGAGGCCCAAAACCAGTGGATCGTCGTGAGGGTATATAATTCCGCGACAGTCGTCTGGGGTGAATGAAATATTTGGCATGACTTGGGTTGCCGGCCATTTTATGGTGCTGTGGTAGTTTACCAGGTGGCGGTGTTCGCCCAGACTTCTGCCGGCTCCACTGATTGTTCCTCCATGGCAcggtcctccagatatgaccCATACTGTCGGCCCCTTCTGGCCACTGTTTCTAGCCTCCCCATTCCGACTGGTTTCTGGTGCTTTCTGCTCTATTCGGAGCGGTGTTTGGGTGGATGGTAATCTGTTGTTTGTGTTATTGCTTTGCCAATTGCTATTTTGTGGGTTGTTGTTGTTCTGTCGGGCTTTATATTGTGTCAGATAGCCTCTCCTGATCATATCCTCGATGTTATCCTTCAAATCTCTGCAGTTTTCCGTATAGTGTCCACAGTCATCATGGAATGCGCAGTACTTCGACTGTGGTCGGGGTTTGTCGCTCATTGGTGGAGGCCTCTTCCAGTTTTCGTTCTTGTTGACATTGTAAATCGCGGCTCTTGGGGCGTTCAATGGAGTGTATTCGTGGAATGTGGGGTATATGCTGGTTGATTGTTTCTGGTAATCCCTCCCTCTTGGGTCTTTCCTCTGTTCGTCCTTTCTGAACCCCCTGTTCTGATTCTGCTGCGCCGGCTGAACCGGCCTTGGTGCGGCATTTCTGGTCTGTGCCGACTGATAGTGATTTGGGATTGTCATCAGCTCGTCGCTT
This Spinacia oleracea cultivar Varoflay chromosome 6, BTI_SOV_V1, whole genome shotgun sequence DNA region includes the following protein-coding sequences:
- the LOC130463492 gene encoding uncharacterized protein encodes the protein MVIEETREAPQRYASRRYTIQPANSPLCADILEEPMEKLKFPLCKYDGSTDPEVHCNTFEQHMMLYTDSDAMWCKIFPSTLLGVASGWYKGLPKGSVYNYRQLETEFMLRFISRQQRKKTSGELMAVTQRSGESLRDYLTRFNNESTSIPNLQQEIAVVALMRGMNHCEFKKYLGRKSFTDLGSALIKAHEYIKSDELMTIPNHYQSAQTRNAAPRPVQPAQQNQNRGFRKDEQRKDPRGRDYQKQSTSIYPTFHEYTPLNAPRAAIYNVNKNENWKRPPPMSDKPRPQSKYCAFHDDCGHYTENCRDLKDNIEDMIRRGYLTQYKARQNNNNPQNSNWQSNNTNNRLPSTQTPLRIEQKAPETSRNGEARNSGQKGPTVWVISGGPCHGGTISGAGRSLGEHRHLVNYHSTIKWPATQVMPNISFTPDDCRGIIYPHDDPLVLGLEIANFPVKRILVDGGSSANIIFWEAFVQLKIDETELTRVNYPVIGFSGATVFPEGSIRLPVQI